From Pseudanabaena sp. PCC 6802, one genomic window encodes:
- the recA gene encoding recombinase RecA, which produces MAPKSKAAPAPQSKVSPEKQKALDLVLQKIEKDHGKGAIMRLGDAVGMRVETIPSGALTLDLALGGGLPRGRVIEIYGPESSGKTTLVLHAIAEVQRQGGVAAFVDAEHALDPTYAARVGVDIENLLVSQPDTGEMALEIVDNLVRSMAVDLVAIDSVAALVPKAEIEGEMGDSHMGLQARLMSQALRKITGSIGRSNCTVIFLNQLRQKIGVTYGSPETTTGGTALKFYASVRLDIRRIQTLKKGTEEFGIRAKVKVAKNKVAPPFRIAEFDIIFGKGISTLGCLLDLAEEMAIVVRKGAWYSYKGENVAQGRDNTIKYLEDKSEIAQEIEQLVREKLASGVVVSATKVAPSEEEEEEMPPMDDL; this is translated from the coding sequence ATGGCACCAAAATCTAAGGCAGCACCAGCACCCCAGTCGAAAGTTAGCCCTGAGAAGCAAAAAGCTCTCGACCTGGTACTACAAAAAATTGAGAAAGATCACGGTAAGGGCGCAATTATGCGTCTGGGCGATGCGGTAGGGATGCGCGTGGAGACGATTCCCAGCGGTGCTCTGACCCTAGACCTGGCACTAGGTGGTGGGTTACCGAGGGGAAGGGTTATCGAGATTTACGGGCCTGAGAGTTCCGGTAAAACCACATTAGTATTGCACGCGATCGCGGAGGTACAGCGCCAGGGTGGAGTAGCTGCTTTTGTCGATGCCGAACACGCCCTCGATCCCACCTATGCCGCCAGGGTTGGCGTTGATATTGAAAACCTACTGGTGTCCCAGCCCGATACTGGTGAAATGGCTCTGGAAATAGTCGATAACCTCGTGCGATCGATGGCGGTGGATCTAGTCGCGATCGACTCCGTAGCTGCCCTGGTGCCTAAAGCCGAAATTGAGGGTGAAATGGGCGACTCGCATATGGGCTTGCAAGCCAGGTTGATGAGTCAGGCTCTGCGTAAAATTACTGGGAGCATTGGGCGCTCGAACTGCACGGTAATTTTCCTCAACCAACTACGCCAAAAAATCGGCGTTACCTACGGTTCCCCCGAAACCACTACTGGCGGTACCGCTTTGAAGTTCTATGCTTCCGTGCGCCTCGACATTCGCCGCATTCAGACGCTCAAAAAAGGTACGGAAGAATTTGGCATTCGCGCTAAGGTAAAGGTGGCAAAAAATAAAGTAGCTCCGCCTTTCCGCATCGCCGAATTTGACATTATTTTTGGTAAGGGTATTTCTACGTTGGGCTGCTTGCTAGATCTAGCAGAAGAAATGGCGATCGTCGTACGCAAGGGGGCTTGGTACAGCTACAAAGGGGAAAATGTCGCCCAAGGTCGAGACAATACGATTAAATATCTGGAAGATAAGTCTGAAATTGCCCAGGAAATAGAACAATTGGTACGCGAAAAGCTAGCTTCTGGAGTCGTGGTGTCTGCTACAAAGGTTGCTCCCAGTGAAGAAGAAGAAGAGGAAATGCCACCAATGGACGATCTCTAA
- a CDS encoding nucleotide exchange factor GrpE produces MLDRTDELRGLMQAAGVPSFRELRDRARISRRAVDTIRQGRAESLKYQDLMRLSQLLKTDLSAFMNIFSNLLSESITDDVNYRGAGDVISTLDLNNDISGDMAIEREIESKHLQEKLIQQRQELRAEFEQATLEKLESMLLQLPTAAYAAQNNSAMPARNLIPLLRPLDELLKAWGIERIAQVGERVSYDPHWHELMDGEAEVGSPAIVRYVGYTKQGKLLYRARVSSDTNKAL; encoded by the coding sequence ATGCTTGACCGTACAGATGAGCTACGCGGCCTTATGCAAGCCGCAGGTGTTCCTAGCTTTAGGGAACTGCGCGATCGCGCCCGTATATCTCGCCGCGCCGTTGATACAATTCGGCAAGGTCGCGCCGAGAGCCTCAAATATCAGGATCTGATGCGGCTGAGCCAGTTACTCAAAACCGATCTGTCCGCATTTATGAACATTTTCAGTAATTTGCTATCTGAGTCAATTACTGATGATGTAAATTATCGAGGGGCAGGTGACGTAATATCTACTCTCGATCTTAATAACGATATCTCTGGAGATATGGCAATCGAACGCGAGATCGAATCCAAGCACTTGCAGGAAAAACTCATTCAGCAAAGACAAGAGCTACGTGCTGAGTTTGAGCAGGCAACCTTAGAAAAATTGGAATCGATGTTATTGCAATTGCCAACCGCTGCCTATGCTGCGCAAAACAATTCCGCCATGCCTGCCCGCAATCTCATCCCTTTGTTGCGTCCTCTCGATGAGTTGCTCAAAGCATGGGGCATCGAACGCATTGCTCAGGTGGGAGAACGAGTTAGCTATGACCCCCACTGGCACGAACTAATGGATGGCGAAGCTGAGGTTGGCTCGCCTGCGATCGTGCGCTATGTAGGCTATACAAAGCAGGGAAAGTTACTCTATCGAGCTAGGGTAAGTTCAGACACTAACAAAGCGCTCTGA
- a CDS encoding HAD family hydrolase — MRKRLFTDFDGPIMDVSERYFQVYKFCLKQTKLAGQTVTPLSKREFWALKRAQVNEKDIALKSGLVEPGQAEQFAQLRRSTVHTDSYFKHDLIIEGAIAALEKAQDAGIELAVMTMRRERELLPVLHQYNLTRFFPSERRFYLSNDYVKTGDTKDKPKLMKRAIATLPKADRQWIVGDTEADIEAGKQHGVSTIGILSGIRNETQLRLQNPDAIEPHLIDAIELAIAS; from the coding sequence ATGAGGAAGCGCTTATTTACCGATTTTGATGGGCCAATTATGGACGTGTCAGAACGGTATTTCCAGGTTTATAAATTTTGCCTCAAGCAAACAAAATTAGCAGGTCAAACCGTTACACCCCTCAGCAAGCGGGAATTCTGGGCACTCAAACGCGCTCAAGTCAATGAAAAAGACATAGCCCTGAAGTCTGGCCTGGTAGAACCAGGTCAAGCAGAACAGTTTGCCCAGCTAAGACGTTCCACCGTGCATACCGATTCATACTTCAAGCACGATCTAATTATTGAAGGGGCGATCGCGGCTTTAGAAAAAGCACAAGACGCTGGCATTGAACTTGCTGTAATGACAATGCGCCGCGAGCGCGAACTGCTACCGGTCTTGCATCAATATAATTTGACTAGATTTTTCCCCTCCGAGCGGCGCTTTTACTTGAGCAATGACTACGTCAAGACGGGCGATACCAAGGACAAGCCCAAGTTAATGAAGCGGGCGATCGCTACGCTACCAAAAGCAGATCGTCAGTGGATAGTTGGCGATACCGAAGCTGACATTGAGGCTGGCAAACAGCATGGCGTAAGCACTATCGGGATTCTCAGCGGTATTCGGAACGAGACTCAACTACGCTTGCAAAACCCCGATGCGATCGAACCGCACCTCATAGATGCTATAGAACTGGCGATCGCTAGTTAA
- a CDS encoding helix-turn-helix domain-containing protein has product MAGAYKLEISQSEAELKSLLCQQKTVRARERVQLLYLLKTKQAETVQAAAAMLGRNRVTVQDWLRLYREGGIESLLHQKKGGGRPRKIPEWAVSSLQQRLQTGEGFDSYGAICEWLEESLGVSAAYKTVHKLVHDRLQASPKVARLQSAALAEE; this is encoded by the coding sequence ATGGCAGGAGCGTACAAATTAGAAATCAGTCAGAGTGAGGCAGAACTCAAAAGCTTGTTATGCCAACAAAAAACGGTACGAGCTAGAGAGCGAGTGCAACTGTTGTACTTATTGAAGACGAAGCAAGCAGAAACCGTGCAAGCTGCCGCTGCCATGTTAGGACGCAATCGAGTCACGGTGCAGGATTGGCTGCGACTGTACCGCGAAGGCGGCATTGAGAGCCTACTGCACCAGAAAAAAGGTGGCGGACGACCGCGCAAAATTCCGGAATGGGCAGTATCGAGTTTGCAGCAGCGCTTGCAAACAGGGGAAGGGTTTGATAGCTATGGCGCGATTTGCGAGTGGTTAGAGGAAAGTCTAGGCGTATCAGCCGCATACAAGACCGTACACAAGTTGGTGCACGATCGCCTGCAAGCTTCACCCAAAGTAGCACGACTGCAAAGTGCGGCATTGGCAGAGGAGTAG
- a CDS encoding PmeII family type II restriction endonuclease: MSDRNLEILEKAKQWFRDTIAINHIANTKKLKKSSEFNINPFLAVYLANFLTGNSSALSIAKALIYPRALGTSITTSFGTNIQKFTNDVLESFGSTTSGIDIEFIDQIDNQKKFCQLKAGPNTINSDDVETIADHFSSAIRLARTNNVRISFDDMIVGVIYGRRNELSGHYKRITSQYHYHVYVGKEFWHRLTGDPEFYEKLISAIGSVATEADYSRELDEVIKQLAEQEVINQLSEQEDK, encoded by the coding sequence ATGTCTGACCGCAATTTGGAGATTCTTGAAAAAGCTAAGCAATGGTTTAGAGACACTATTGCGATAAATCACATAGCTAATACGAAAAAATTAAAAAAATCCTCGGAATTTAACATCAATCCTTTTTTGGCTGTCTATTTAGCAAACTTTTTGACGGGTAATTCATCAGCCTTGAGCATTGCCAAAGCATTGATTTATCCAAGAGCCTTAGGTACATCCATAACTACATCATTTGGCACAAATATACAAAAATTCACAAATGACGTACTCGAGTCTTTTGGCAGTACAACTTCGGGAATTGATATTGAGTTCATCGATCAGATTGATAATCAAAAAAAGTTCTGCCAATTAAAAGCCGGACCAAATACTATAAACAGCGACGATGTTGAAACTATTGCCGATCATTTTAGTTCAGCCATCCGTCTAGCTCGAACAAATAACGTTAGGATTAGTTTTGACGATATGATTGTTGGCGTGATTTATGGAAGGAGAAATGAACTTAGCGGGCATTATAAAAGAATTACTAGTCAGTACCACTATCATGTCTATGTCGGAAAAGAATTTTGGCACCGTCTGACAGGAGATCCTGAGTTTTACGAGAAACTAATTTCTGCGATAGGTTCAGTTGCTACTGAAGCTGATTACAGCCGAGAACTTGATGAAGTCATCAAACAACTTGCAGAGCAAGAAGTCATTAACCAACTTTCAGAGCAAGAAGACAAGTAA
- a CDS encoding type II toxin-antitoxin system PemK/MazF family toxin — MKEGDVILTPVAQADGKIKNRPAVILREIPPYKDFLVCGISTQLNQLVQGFDEIISPGDADFVSSGLRSESLIRLGFLAVLPRRSILGSIGSISPERHKRLLKTLSDYLIR; from the coding sequence ATGAAGGAAGGTGATGTCATCCTCACGCCAGTCGCGCAAGCTGATGGGAAGATCAAAAATCGCCCAGCAGTTATTTTGCGTGAAATACCACCTTACAAAGATTTCCTCGTTTGTGGCATCAGTACCCAGTTAAACCAACTAGTTCAAGGTTTTGATGAGATTATTTCTCCAGGGGATGCAGATTTTGTTTCTAGTGGATTAAGGTCTGAATCCTTGATTAGGTTGGGCTTTTTGGCAGTATTGCCACGAAGAAGTATCCTTGGTTCAATTGGTTCGATTTCACCAGAGCGACATAAGAGGTTGCTAAAAACGCTAAGTGACTATCTAATTAGATGA
- the dcm gene encoding DNA (cytosine-5-)-methyltransferase, translating to MIPEYYSIAQVADILGISKETLRRWDDSGKLVPIRHPESNYRLYHFSQLDNFEEAKCLFNSSWDQELLSKPVKSFKLIELFAGAGGLAIGMEKAGFSSVLLNEIDRDACNTLRRNRPAWNILEGDITKIDFSEYGGVIDIISGGFPCQSFSYAGKKLGFEDIRGTLFFEFARAVKETSPKVFLAENVRGLLKHDEGRTLEAISGVIDELGYYLVPPRVLKAMFYQVPQKRERLFLVCIRKDLAKDVEFIWPSPYKRIMTLRDALKAGELYPNDVPKSEGQRYPRRKAEIMSYVPEGGYWRDLPNELQREYMMKSYFLGGGKTGMARRLAWDEPSLTLTCAPAQKQTERCHPEETRPLTVREYARIQTFPDDWSFSGSIPSQYKQIGNAVPVNLAYAVGRALVRLLNDIEKTDTFPSKKNILNKEISCFGRLALR from the coding sequence ATGATTCCTGAGTACTATTCTATTGCCCAAGTTGCTGATATCTTAGGTATTTCAAAGGAGACACTCAGAAGATGGGATGATAGCGGTAAGCTAGTTCCTATAAGGCATCCTGAGAGCAATTACCGTTTGTATCATTTTTCTCAGTTGGACAACTTTGAAGAAGCTAAATGTCTATTCAATAGTTCTTGGGATCAAGAACTTCTCTCAAAACCAGTAAAATCCTTTAAATTGATTGAGCTATTTGCGGGAGCGGGTGGGCTTGCAATAGGAATGGAAAAAGCTGGCTTTTCTTCAGTACTACTTAATGAAATAGATAGAGATGCATGTAATACTTTGCGAAGAAATCGCCCTGCCTGGAATATTTTAGAAGGAGATATTACAAAAATAGATTTTTCCGAGTATGGAGGGGTCATCGATATCATTTCTGGAGGATTCCCATGCCAATCTTTTTCATATGCCGGTAAAAAGCTCGGGTTTGAGGATATTCGAGGCACTTTATTTTTTGAGTTTGCAAGAGCTGTCAAAGAAACTTCTCCCAAAGTTTTTCTTGCTGAGAATGTTCGAGGTTTGCTTAAGCACGATGAAGGGAGAACCTTAGAAGCAATATCTGGTGTTATTGACGAACTTGGTTATTATCTGGTTCCTCCAAGAGTTCTCAAAGCTATGTTCTATCAAGTTCCGCAAAAAAGAGAACGCCTTTTTTTAGTTTGTATACGAAAGGATCTTGCTAAAGATGTGGAATTTATTTGGCCTTCTCCTTACAAACGTATTATGACACTGAGAGATGCGCTAAAAGCTGGTGAACTATATCCAAATGACGTGCCAAAATCAGAAGGACAAAGATATCCTAGACGTAAAGCAGAGATTATGTCTTATGTTCCTGAGGGTGGTTACTGGCGTGACTTGCCCAATGAGTTGCAACGCGAATATATGATGAAGAGCTACTTCCTGGGTGGAGGGAAAACAGGTATGGCTCGACGATTGGCTTGGGATGAACCCAGCTTGACTTTAACTTGTGCTCCTGCCCAAAAACAAACAGAAAGATGCCATCCTGAAGAAACAAGGCCATTAACTGTTAGGGAGTATGCAAGGATACAAACATTCCCAGATGATTGGTCATTTTCAGGTTCAATACCATCTCAGTATAAACAAATAGGTAATGCTGTCCCTGTAAATCTTGCATATGCAGTTGGTAGAGCCTTAGTAAGATTGCTAAATGATATTGAAAAAACAGATACTTTTCCTTCCAAAAAGAATATTCTCAATAAAGAAATCAGTTGCTTTGGTCGTTTAGCTTTGCGCTAG